The Halobacteriovorax sp. DA5 genome includes the window TGGGCCTCTTTTGTATTTACTGTAACGAGTTCATTTTGACCTCAGTGACCTTTTTACTCCAGTAATAAGTGTTTGATTTTATTGAAATTGATGTCTTTGGATATTATTCAAAAGTTGGCACGATCATTGCTTTATTAATAGTATCAATGGTTGGACGGCCTTGGTTCTTTAAAAAGAGTCCCAATAACACTTCTACCGGCCATGCTGAAAAACAGGAATCTGTTTTTTTCTCTTGTTCTAAAATCCTATCTTTTCTTCTTTAAAGTAAAAACCAAGGCCCAATTTTTTTCTTTAGATCGCACCTGAGTCGTTTAGAATTTTGATACAATCTTCATTGCCATTTCTTTTTGCATAGTCAAGAGCGCTTCTTCCGTGAGTGTCTTTTATCTTTAGGTCTGCTCCTGCATCAATAAGAGCTTTTAGAACAGTGGGGTTACAATTTAAGCTCTTGTCCATCGCCATTGTAAAACGTCTATTGTTAAAGATGATATTTGGGTTTGCTCCCTTGTTTAGAGCTTCTATAACTAAGTCCTCGCGCTCATCTGCAAGTGCGGCCATTAGGATGTGATTAGCTTCTTTGTTTTCTTTCAAGGCCGTAGGAGCTTTTCGTGTAAGAGCTGCTCTTTTGTGAACGATTTGTGATTCAATTGCGTTTATCGGGGCCGGTTCATCGTATTTGTTTTGAACAGACTGTGTGCTCTCTTTTGAGATATAAGTAGCAAGGGCCAAAAGTATTACGACGATGGGGATAACTGATTTGTTCATTTATAACTCTTCTATTGGTCCTTCTAGAGGCAGGAAAGATTGTGGTTTGGTGTAGTTTGTTATTTTCTTTGCACCAGCGAATTCTTCAATTAAAAACTCTGTCATAAGATCTTGAACTATCTTAGCATTGTACTGATCTTGTCCATTTGATTTAAAGACTTGATGAAAAAAGCCGAAGTAGATCGCTCCTGACTTTGTCGACAATTTACCTGCCAAAGACTTGGTATTCATAAGAGTGCCTGTCTTTGCAAGGATAGAGCCTAAGTTTCTTTGAGAGTTTAATCTTTTCGATAGAGTCCCAATATCAATTCCTGCAATAGGTAGGACTTGTTCAAGCTTATGGCCACTTTGATTCAAGTTATTTTCTAGTTCCTGGTAAGAGCTAATTACAATAGCGCAAGTTGCATAGTTGTCGACGCGCTTCCCATCTATTTTTGAATCCAGGCCTGATCCTGTATAAAGATAAGTATTTTCTTCAGTATCGTTAAACCCAATTCTTTTTTGAAAGTAATCATTACCAAGTTTTTCTTCAATAAGATTTTGAAGATACCACTTTGAGTATTCTTGAGCTCCATAACTTTTATAAGTTATGTCAGAGAGCCAATTGTGAGAAACTGAGTTTTGAAACTTTAGATAAGTTAGAAGCTTAGGAGATTGAACTAAGTAAGTTTTTTTGATGTCTTTAATAGGATTCGCTGCGGAATACACAACACTATCGACAGTCATTCTATAGGCCGATACTTTTAAAGGAAGACCTAGTTCTTTAAGTCTTTCTTCTTTGGTATTTTTTAAAAACTCTTTAAGTCTTGTTTTTATTTTCTTATTGTTATCAAGGTTAAAGTATTCTTTAAGCTGTTCGATGTTATATTCTTTCGAATACCAGGCTTCGCTCATACTCATATAAGGCCTTAGGGCAATTGCAAAAATAGGAGTATTAGCATCAAAGCTTATGGTGTTGAGTTTAACGATTCCATTTGCATTGAGGGCAGCGATTAAGTAGAAGATTTTTTCTTCACTAAACATTCCATCATTTGCTCCTTCAAGATGGATATTTTCTCCATCAGAAATCACTTTTGTTTCATAATGAAAATTTGGGCCTAGAGTTTCGAGTGCCATTAGTGAAGTTATGGGCTTTGTCGTTGAAGCAAGTCGGCTTTTTAAGTGTGCTGTTGTTCCAAAGATTTCACCTTGGTACATATAACAAAAACCGTGCTCATTTGGATTTAAGTTGAACTCTTTAGATAGTGATAACCATTTCTTTTCGATAGTGTCGTGATTAGCTCCAAAGACACTGGTAAAAGTTAAGAATAGTGGGAGTAAATACTTAATAATAAACATGAAGTTTAATTCTAAAGAATTAGAATAAGTCGGTCAAGAAAGGGGAGCGCTCTGTGTTATTTATCGAGCTAGAGCTTTGCTTTTAAGATAGGGAGAATATTTGAAAGTCCATGAGTGATCATCTGAATTGACATGGCCAGTAGAATTAGCCCCATAATTCGTGTTGTTACGTTTACTCCAAGCGTTCCTACTTTTTGACTAATACGATTTGCATTAATAAGAACAACATAAATTGCTAGGACACTAACAAAGATAATTGGAATACTTAGGGCCCAGTCAATTGGAGAATCTAATTTTTGCGCGTAGATAATTGTCGTTGAAATAGCTCCTGGACCTGCTAGCAGAGGAATGGCCAAGGGTACAATTCCTATTTCACGGATTTCATCATCATCAATTTCATCTTGTGTTAGCTTTGATTCAACATCTTTGGCATTGATCATGGAAGTTGCCATGGAAAAAATAAGAATCCCTCCACCAACTGTAAATGAGGCAATCGAAATTCCAAAGAAGCTAAGAATTTTTTCTCCAATAAAAAGAGAAACTACAAGTGTGACAAAAACAGCAATCGAGCAAACTCGAACCATGCTTCTTCTTTGTGTCTCAGACAAGTTTTGAGTCAATGACATAAACATTGGCAGGGCACCAATAGGATTTACAACTGAGATTAAAGCAATAAAGAAAGAGGCCATGATACTAGATTCCATTGGTTCATTATGACTACTTTCATGGATTATTCAAGTTAGTTTTTTGTTAGCGTCATCTGCAGCATCGTGTGGCAAAAGTGCCCCAACGGGCAGTTTTGACTCACTGATGTATGTGACTTAAGAATCAAAGAGCGCAGCTCGCGTGATTCGGTTATGAACCTAAAAGACACCTTAATAACTCTCTTGAGCTAAAGTTTAGAGTTGTGCCTCAACCATCTAATAGTACATAAACAATGAAAATAAATAATATTTTCTAAACATCTCGAAATGAAAAAAAATATATTTTCTTAAAGTGTTTTTGTTTTAGTTCGATAAAGAAATAACATGTTCATTTGCTGAGGTATTTATTAATTATCTAATTTTTCTTTTGTCTGTCCTTTTTTTAACTTCTTGTGTTTCCCATGTCGATTTTAATTTTGATGATGATAAGCCGGCCCCTTCCTCTGGAGATGGAGTTGGAAAGGTTATTACAACATCAGATTTTTCATTCTTAATGATTAACGATACTGGATCTGGTAATGAGGTTTATCTAAGCTACGGACTAGCAGCTGACACGGTTCAAGTCCCTAATGCTAGCTTTGCTTATTCAAAGATGACTAATCCAGACACGCAGGCTACTGACTCAGTAGGAAATCACTACACATTTTCTAATGGAATGATTGTAGCTGGTTTTAATTCTCCTAATTACGACATCATTCTAATTGATAAGAGTAATAACTTTAATGTTCTGGCAACAATTCCTGGTTTTGGTGATACACAGTCTGATCCAATCTTTGTCAATCGAGTTGGAAATCAGCTCTTTTTTATCATCAAGTCTACTGCCACAACTTATGATCTTTGGGTGACTGATACGACAGTTGCTGGAACTAAGATGCTAAAAACTGTTTCAAATACTTACTATAGTACTTTAAATATCAGGGAACGAAATGTCCTCTTTAATAATAAGATGTATTTTAAAGGTGGCGACGCTGTCAATGGACCTGAGTTATGGGTTACAGATGGAACAGTTAGTGGAACGAAAATGGTTGATGATTATATTGCTGGAGCTTCTGGGCTTGATCCTCGTAGGTTTAGCGTTGCTAATAATAATCTCTATATCTTTTCACAAACAAATCAGACAATTTATCAAATGGGAGCAGATGAAGTTATTTCTGAAGTTACATCTCTTCCGGCATCAATGACTTCTGCAACCTTTAATGAAGCACAGGTCGTATCTAATGATTCCTATTTCTGTTTTAAGCTGTCTGTTTCTTCAACTAAGTATCTCACTTGCATCAATACAGATACTCAAGTTGCAGAGTCTAGGCTTTATACGAGATCGGCAGATTTTCTAGGTGAGGATGGAGGAAAAATCTACTTTGCTGATGTTGTTGATATAGACCCTACTGCAGCGACTGACTATACGGCCTATATTTATGAAACTTCTGGAGCGATATCATCACAGGCTCCGAGCCAAATTCATGAAATGTCTGTTCCTGTAGAGATTCTTAGAACGAGTCAAATTAATTATGACAATAGTAACGGGGCAATAAGTTATCTTAAGTATGATCATACTGATGATGGTGATAAACATATGTTTGTTAAAATCAAGGACTCAGTGGTTACAGAAATTGATAATATAATCTATCCATTTAGTACTGATCCAAATATTACTCAAATCAATCTCTATACGTCTTATAGTGCGTACCGATCGACTACACCAGGAACCTTTGTCTATTTGGTAAATGATGCTGCAATGATGTTAACGGTGTTGCAGTCAGACGGAACGCTGGCCGGTACACAAGTTCTCACACAGGTCGATTTGGCCGATATTATGGCAGATATTTCAGGTGGGAATGCAGCACAGGGATATGCTCGATATATCGTTGGCCTACTTGATGGGATGTCAGTTGTGCGTCCTTATGACTTTAGTGTGGATCAATACTTTAATCCGAATGCTAGTGGGTTGAAATAGGGGGGAGCTGGTTTTGGAGTTTGGTTTATTTTGTTTTATGAATTGTTGCTAAATTTTACTGCGTAAAATTATCGCTTATTTTTCACTTCGATTGCTTTCCCATTAGTCAGCGCTTAAGCAACAAAGCCGGGCTTGAACCCGGCTTGTTGAAGATATATTTCATTTCAGGCGACGTGCGCTATCGGCGCGTCCAATAGATTGCCTTTGGGCAATCAATGCCGCGCCTATTCATCAATAGCGTCCCAATCAAGGTCTTTCGAGATTGTGACACCAGAGATCGTTTTTTGGATTTCTTTCTTAATAAAAGGGAAGTTGATTGCTTCAAAGTTATACTCATTCAACAGGCCTTCTTCCATGACCTCATCAAATGCAATTAAAATATTCTTTGGTGAAGCATCAACAAGGTGTGTGAAGTAAAAGTCTTCTGGTAGCTCAGGGATATCGACTTTCGCTTCTTCGTGTCCTTCAAGAATGGCCTCATTCATTGCTGCTTCTGCTTGGAGGGCCATGATTTGTTTAGCAGGAGATTCTTCACTAGTATCGCGTACGATTAGAGATCCCTTGATATTGGCCGGGTTTAAATCTCTAGTGATATTCCAACTAGCAATATTAAAGAAGTCTAAGTAGAAAGTTGATTTTCCATACTTGATCTTTCTTGGAATTTGCAATTGCGTAAGGAATTTACGCGTTGATTCATCTTTTGATTTTCGAGCAAGTTTTTGGGCCAGTTTTGCGTCTTGGACACGGATAATATAGGCACCAGCTTCCTTCGTAGACTTAAATAACATATATTGGAACGCCACACTAAATAGCGTATATAATTTATGTTGACCTAAGTGGATTCGTGACGCGTCGCTTTCGACAAGGGTTTTAACAGACTCATATAGGTCTTGTTTGCTAAGTTGTGAAGACATTCAGTTTATTCCTTTTATTTTGTGCGAAAGATTTTTTAAGAATTAGGTCATTTTTTGTCAACACGTTTGTCAAAAATAAATACTTAAATATTCTTTATTTTAAGCTCAAAAAAGCCTTATAACTCGTTGACTTGAATGGGTTTTTTCTCTAATATGCAACACTGATTATTTTATCTTATGAACGTTACTTTATAAATTTGGTCATCCATTTTTATTTGGACTCAATTAAATATTAACAACCTCAAAACGGAGTTAAGAATGATTAACAACAAGCTGATGGCGAAAACGAGAAACATCGGTATTTCGGCGCACATCGACTCTGGTAAGACTACTCTTTCAGAGCGTATCCTTTTTTATTGTGACATGATCCACAAAATCGAAGATGTTCGTGGTGGTGGAGCTGGTGCAACTATGGACCACATGGAACTAGAGAAGGAAAAAGGGATTACAATTACATCTGCTGCTACGACAGCACACTGGAAAGGTATTAGCGGTAAAGGGACAACTTTTGCTGACGGTATTGAAAAAGATACTCGTATCAACCTAATCGATACTCCGGGTCACGTTGATTTCACTGTTGAGGTTGAAAGATCACTACGTGTTCTTGATGGTGCGATTCTAGTTCTTTGTTCTGTTTCAGGTGTTCAGTCTCAGTCAATCACTGTAGATAGACAGATGAAAAGATATAACGTTCCAAGAATGGCCTTCTTAAATAAGATGGACCGTATGGGAGCAAACCCATTTAATGGACGTGACGCTCTTAAGGAAAAACTAAACCACAATGCTGTTCTTATGCAAATCCCTATTGGAGCAGAAGATCAGTTCACAGGTGTTGTTGATCTAATTACTAAACAAGCAATGTACTTTGATGGTGATAACGGTGAAAACGTTAGAATCGAAGAATGTCCAGCTGATCTAGTAGATCAAATGGAAGAGCTAAGAGCTGAGATGATCGATGCTGTAGCTGAGTACGATGATGATGTTATGGAAGCATACCTAGAAGGTAATGAGCCAACAGAAGAACAACTTCACCTATGTATTAAGAAAGGTGTTCAATCACTTCAGTTAACTCCAGTATATATGGGTTCAGCATTCAAGAATAAAGGTGTACAAGCACTTCTAGAAGCTGTTGCAAGATACCTTCCTTCACCACTTACTTGTGCACTTCCAACTGCACAAGATGCTGATACTGATACTAAAGTTGAGATCATCCCTGATCCAGCTGGTGACCTACTTGCTATGGCATTCAAGATCACTGATGAGCAATTCGGTCAGCTGACTTATACAAGAATCTATAGAGGTACACTAAATAAAGGTGATACTGTTTATAATACAAGAACAGGTAAGAAAGTACGTATCGGACGTATGGTTCGTATGAACTCTAACGATAGAGAAAATATCGATACTGCTCACGCAGGTGATATCATCGCTATCGTAGGTATCGACTGTGCATCAGGGGATACATTCGTAGGTAACGACGATAACTTAAACCTTTCTCTTGAAGGTATCCACGTTCCAATCCCAGTTATCGAGCTTTCGATTTCTTGTAAGGATAAGAACGAGCAAGCGAAGATGTCTAAAGGTCTTGCTAAATTCATTAAAGAAGACCCGACATTCCACGTTTACACTGACGAAGAATCAGGTGAGACACGTATCGCTGGTATGGGTGAGCTACACCTTGAAATTTACGTAGAAAGATTAAAGCGTGAATTCGGTGCAGAAGTACAAGTTGGTGCTCCTCAAGTTAACTACCGTGAAACAATTAGAACTGAAGCTACTTTTGATTATACTCACAAGAAGCAAACAGGTGGTTCTGGTCAATTCGGTCAAGTTGTTGGTCTACTTAAGCCACTTGCTGACGAAGACAAGGATAAAGAAGATCAAGTATTTAAATTCAATAACGAAATTAAAGGTGGTTCGATTCCTAACGAATTCATCGGTGCCTGTGAAAAAGGTTTCCAAGACGTTATGGATAAAGGTCCTCTTGCTGCATTCCCAGTTATTAACTGTGAAGTATTCTTAAGAGACGGTAAGTCACACGACGTTGACTCTTCAGATATGGCATTCCGTATTGCTGCAAGACAAGCGATGAGACAAGCTATCAACAAAGCACAACCAGTTCTTATGGAACCAGTTATGAAAGTTGAAGTTACAACTCCAGATGAATTCCAAGGTTCTGTAATTGGTGACCTTTCTTCAAGAAGAGGGATGATCCAAGGTTCAGAAACTGATCCAGGTGGAGAAGTTATCATCAATGCTGAAGTACCACTTTCAGAAATGTTTGGTTACTCAAATGACCTAAGATCTATGTCTCAAGGTAAAGCATCATACACGATGGAATTTGCTCGTTACGTAGACTGTCCTTCAAACATCCAAGAGACAGTTATGAAAGAACGTAAAGAGAAACTTGCGAACGAAGATTAAGCCGATATTTAAAAATATTGATTTATATTCGAAGGGCCGTATTTATACGGCCCTTTTTTTATCTTGCGTGAATTACTTTTAGGATACTACTCGAAAGTGTTTTAGCATCAACCCAGATCTGTCCCTTCTCATCAACTTCCCAGGCCTGATCATATTTACGATAATCACCCCAGCTATTTCTAACAAGGTATTGGCATGAGTTATCTTGGGCCTTACGTTGTCCAATAACAAGGACAGAGTGATTGCTACAACTTCCATTCATAGCAGGAAGAGAGCGTTTAAAACTTTTGTTTTTTTCTGTTAAAACTTCTGCACAGATATCGACGATAACTGGTAAGTTGTTTCCTGATTCAAGACTATCACTTATGTTTTGGATAGCGTTTTGGTTAATTTCATCAACTTGAAATCGCTGTTTGAATTCTTCATCAGTTTCATGAAAACCAATGTCACTTGGAGAGTAGTCATGGTATTCAAGCTCTGGCAGATTTAAGTTTATCTTGTGGCCTTCACATAGTTTTTCAAAAACAAGTTGTTCTCTTAAGTAAAAACCTTTTTTCGAAACGGCCTGGGCCAACGTTTCATCTTCAACAATATTGAAGAATTCATCTGCTACACCACGAAGTTTTAGTTCGTTTTTTAA containing:
- a CDS encoding D-alanyl-D-alanine carboxypeptidase, coding for MFIIKYLLPLFLTFTSVFGANHDTIEKKWLSLSKEFNLNPNEHGFCYMYQGEIFGTTAHLKSRLASTTKPITSLMALETLGPNFHYETKVISDGENIHLEGANDGMFSEEKIFYLIAALNANGIVKLNTISFDANTPIFAIALRPYMSMSEAWYSKEYNIEQLKEYFNLDNNKKIKTRLKEFLKNTKEERLKELGLPLKVSAYRMTVDSVVYSAANPIKDIKKTYLVQSPKLLTYLKFQNSVSHNWLSDITYKSYGAQEYSKWYLQNLIEEKLGNDYFQKRIGFNDTEENTYLYTGSGLDSKIDGKRVDNYATCAIVISSYQELENNLNQSGHKLEQVLPIAGIDIGTLSKRLNSQRNLGSILAKTGTLMNTKSLAGKLSTKSGAIYFGFFHQVFKSNGQDQYNAKIVQDLMTEFLIEEFAGAKKITNYTKPQSFLPLEGPIEEL
- a CDS encoding MarC family protein, whose amino-acid sequence is MESSIMASFFIALISVVNPIGALPMFMSLTQNLSETQRRSMVRVCSIAVFVTLVVSLFIGEKILSFFGISIASFTVGGGILIFSMATSMINAKDVESKLTQDEIDDDEIREIGIVPLAIPLLAGPGAISTTIIYAQKLDSPIDWALSIPIIFVSVLAIYVVLINANRISQKVGTLGVNVTTRIMGLILLAMSIQMITHGLSNILPILKAKL
- the fusA gene encoding elongation factor G, which translates into the protein MINNKLMAKTRNIGISAHIDSGKTTLSERILFYCDMIHKIEDVRGGGAGATMDHMELEKEKGITITSAATTAHWKGISGKGTTFADGIEKDTRINLIDTPGHVDFTVEVERSLRVLDGAILVLCSVSGVQSQSITVDRQMKRYNVPRMAFLNKMDRMGANPFNGRDALKEKLNHNAVLMQIPIGAEDQFTGVVDLITKQAMYFDGDNGENVRIEECPADLVDQMEELRAEMIDAVAEYDDDVMEAYLEGNEPTEEQLHLCIKKGVQSLQLTPVYMGSAFKNKGVQALLEAVARYLPSPLTCALPTAQDADTDTKVEIIPDPAGDLLAMAFKITDEQFGQLTYTRIYRGTLNKGDTVYNTRTGKKVRIGRMVRMNSNDRENIDTAHAGDIIAIVGIDCASGDTFVGNDDNLNLSLEGIHVPIPVIELSISCKDKNEQAKMSKGLAKFIKEDPTFHVYTDEESGETRIAGMGELHLEIYVERLKREFGAEVQVGAPQVNYRETIRTEATFDYTHKKQTGGSGQFGQVVGLLKPLADEDKDKEDQVFKFNNEIKGGSIPNEFIGACEKGFQDVMDKGPLAAFPVINCEVFLRDGKSHDVDSSDMAFRIAARQAMRQAINKAQPVLMEPVMKVEVTTPDEFQGSVIGDLSSRRGMIQGSETDPGGEVIINAEVPLSEMFGYSNDLRSMSQGKASYTMEFARYVDCPSNIQETVMKERKEKLANED
- a CDS encoding ankyrin repeat domain-containing protein; the encoded protein is MNKSVIPIVVILLALATYISKESTQSVQNKYDEPAPINAIESQIVHKRAALTRKAPTALKENKEANHILMAALADEREDLVIEALNKGANPNIIFNNRRFTMAMDKSLNCNPTVLKALIDAGADLKIKDTHGRSALDYAKRNGNEDCIKILNDSGAI